From the Thermococcus sp. 18S1 genome, one window contains:
- a CDS encoding putative RNA uridine N3 methyltransferase, with protein sequence MAWHIFIPDSLLEETDDPKIRTYKVGQIARAAAIFGVEHVWVYRAGGRDGRFIKTILEYAETPQYLRKRLFPLMPELRYVGVIPPLRTPHHKLKGKPRVGEIREGFAFRKGRRTYADIGLDDLAAVEGDVEGRATFRIVSARPLRVIPAKPEEYWGYRVHLTRKSLAKTLKKARLDLAIATSRKGRDVREVKLPPLEGEVGFVFGSPRKGVMELLGEEEYDFDLILNTIPNQRTATVRTEEAVLATLAVFNLIRRD encoded by the coding sequence ATGGCCTGGCACATCTTCATTCCAGATTCGCTCCTTGAAGAGACCGATGACCCCAAAATCAGGACGTACAAGGTTGGGCAGATAGCCAGGGCCGCTGCAATCTTCGGCGTTGAGCACGTGTGGGTTTACAGGGCTGGCGGCAGGGACGGAAGGTTCATCAAAACGATCCTTGAGTACGCGGAAACGCCCCAGTACCTCAGGAAGAGGCTGTTCCCCCTCATGCCGGAGCTCAGGTACGTCGGCGTTATCCCTCCGCTGAGGACTCCCCACCACAAGCTTAAGGGGAAACCGAGGGTCGGAGAGATCCGCGAGGGCTTCGCCTTTCGGAAAGGAAGGAGAACCTACGCGGACATCGGCCTCGACGACCTCGCCGCGGTGGAGGGGGACGTTGAGGGGCGTGCAACTTTCAGAATCGTCTCAGCAAGGCCTCTCAGGGTGATACCAGCGAAGCCGGAGGAATACTGGGGGTACAGGGTGCATCTAACTAGGAAGTCACTGGCAAAAACACTTAAAAAGGCCAGGCTGGATTTGGCGATTGCCACCTCCAGGAAGGGGCGTGATGTTCGAGAGGTGAAGCTTCCCCCGCTCGAGGGGGAGGTCGGATTCGTGTTTGGCTCACCGAGGAAAGGCGTGATGGAGCTCCTCGGCGAGGAGGAATATGACTTTGATCTAATCCTCAACACCATCCCAAATCAGCGGACGGCCACCGTCCGCACCGAGGAGGCCGTGTTGGCCACACTCGCTGTGTTTAATCTCATAAGGAGGGATTGA
- the rpmC gene encoding 50S ribosomal protein L29: MKPSEIREMSIEEIDKKIRELRLELAKERGVLTMGASIENPMVIRNLRRDIARLLTIKKEKLREKR; encoded by the coding sequence ATGAAGCCGAGTGAGATTAGGGAGATGAGCATCGAGGAGATCGACAAGAAGATCAGGGAGCTCCGCCTCGAGCTCGCCAAGGAGAGGGGTGTGCTCACCATGGGGGCCTCCATAGAGAACCCCATGGTCATCCGCAACCTCAGGCGCGACATAGCGCGCCTGCTTACCATAAAGAAGGAGAAGCTTAGGGAGAAAAGGTGA
- a CDS encoding 30S ribosomal protein S3 has product MAIERYFIKENVRDMLIDEYLEKELRRAGYGGIDIKKTPLGTKVTIFAANPGYVIGRGGRRIRELTRILERKFNLENPQIEVEEIKNPYLNAKVQAVRLAQALERGVHFRRAAYSAIRAIMRNGARGVEIRLSGKLTGERAKSVRFYQGYLAKVGNPAETLVSKGYAQARLKLGVIGVKVSIMPPDAKLPDEIEVIEKLVEEEVSTNEAE; this is encoded by the coding sequence TTGGCGATCGAGAGATACTTCATCAAGGAAAACGTTAGGGATATGCTCATCGACGAGTACCTCGAGAAGGAGCTCCGCAGAGCGGGCTACGGTGGAATCGACATCAAGAAGACCCCGCTCGGAACCAAGGTCACCATCTTCGCCGCCAACCCCGGCTACGTCATAGGCAGGGGCGGCAGGCGCATAAGGGAGCTCACCAGGATACTCGAGAGGAAGTTCAACCTCGAGAACCCGCAGATCGAGGTCGAGGAGATCAAGAACCCCTACCTCAACGCCAAGGTCCAGGCGGTAAGGCTCGCCCAGGCCCTTGAGAGGGGCGTCCACTTCAGGAGGGCCGCCTACTCGGCCATCAGGGCCATAATGAGGAACGGAGCAAGGGGTGTCGAGATCCGCCTCAGCGGAAAGCTCACCGGCGAGAGGGCCAAGAGCGTCAGGTTCTACCAGGGCTACCTCGCCAAGGTTGGAAACCCGGCCGAGACCCTCGTCAGCAAGGGCTACGCCCAGGCCAGGCTCAAGCTCGGTGTCATCGGTGTTAAGGTTTCCATCATGCCGCCCGACGCCAAGCTCCCGGACGAGATTGAGGTCATAGAGAAGCTCGTTGAGGAAGAGGTGAGCACCAATGAAGCCGAGTGA
- the yciH gene encoding stress response translation initiation inhibitor YciH yields the protein MLFKEVLKEQQRIRVYIEKARYGKLKTIIEGIDEKEFDLDDIAKKLKAKLACGGTVKKGRIELQGDHRERVKKLLGDLGFSEDLIEIE from the coding sequence ATGCTCTTTAAGGAGGTCCTGAAGGAGCAGCAGAGAATTAGAGTGTACATAGAGAAGGCCCGCTACGGAAAGCTTAAAACCATAATCGAGGGCATAGACGAGAAGGAGTTCGACCTGGATGATATAGCAAAGAAGCTGAAGGCGAAGCTGGCATGCGGCGGAACGGTCAAGAAGGGAAGGATAGAGCTCCAGGGAGACCACAGAGAAAGGGTCAAGAAGTTGCTCGGAGACCTTGGATTTTCCGAGGACTTGATAGAAATCGAGTGA
- the rpl4p gene encoding 50S ribosomal protein L4 codes for MKVKVFNLEGEPVEEIELPKVFATPFRPDLIRRAVIASWTHRIQPQGRDPMAGKRRVTENIGKGHGMARVERIKTSPRFAAFVPFARGGRRTHPPKVEKVIWEDINKKERRLAIMSAIAATANYDLVRARGHIVDNVPQVPIVVTDDLEKVFKTAQTREIFKKLGVWDDIERAKKNTKIRAGKGKMRGRRYKKAKGPLVVVAKNEGIVQGARNHPGVDVVTVENLGVELLAPGTHPGRLTVWTKGAIERLREIYG; via the coding sequence ATGAAGGTTAAGGTTTTCAATCTCGAAGGCGAGCCTGTGGAGGAGATAGAGCTTCCGAAGGTCTTTGCCACTCCGTTCAGGCCCGACCTCATCAGGAGGGCTGTCATCGCCTCATGGACCCACAGGATACAGCCGCAGGGCAGGGACCCGATGGCCGGCAAGAGAAGGGTCACCGAGAACATCGGAAAGGGCCACGGAATGGCCAGGGTTGAGAGGATAAAGACCTCCCCGAGGTTTGCCGCCTTCGTTCCCTTCGCGAGGGGTGGAAGGAGAACCCACCCGCCCAAGGTCGAGAAGGTCATCTGGGAGGACATCAACAAGAAGGAGCGCAGACTTGCTATAATGAGCGCCATCGCTGCAACCGCCAACTACGACCTCGTCAGGGCCAGGGGCCACATCGTTGACAACGTTCCGCAGGTTCCGATAGTCGTCACCGACGACCTCGAGAAGGTCTTCAAGACCGCCCAGACCAGGGAGATATTCAAGAAGCTCGGCGTCTGGGACGACATCGAGAGGGCCAAGAAGAACACCAAGATAAGGGCCGGTAAGGGTAAGATGCGCGGAAGGCGCTACAAGAAGGCCAAGGGTCCGCTCGTCGTCGTTGCCAAGAACGAGGGAATCGTTCAGGGTGCCAGGAACCACCCGGGCGTTGACGTCGTCACCGTTGAGAACCTCGGCGTTGAGCTTCTCGCTCCGGGTACCCACCCGGGAAGGCTCACGGTCTGGACCAAGGGCGCCATAGAGAGGCTTAGGGAGATTTACGGGTGA
- a CDS encoding 30S ribosomal protein S14: protein MAKADYNKRKPRKFGKGARRCMRCGQYGPIIRIHGLMLCRHCFREIAPKLGFKKYE from the coding sequence ATGGCGAAGGCTGACTACAACAAGAGGAAGCCCAGGAAGTTTGGAAAGGGCGCGAGAAGGTGCATGCGCTGCGGCCAGTACGGCCCGATAATCAGGATACACGGCCTTATGCTCTGCAGGCACTGCTTTAGAGAGATAGCCCCCAAGCTGGGCTTTAAGAAGTACGAGTGA
- a CDS encoding 30S ribosomal protein S19, translating into MARKKEFKYRGYSFEELLNMSLEDFAKLLPARQRRSLKRGLSPEQKKLLRKIRLAKKGKYNKPIRTHSRDMVILPEMVGMTIHVYNGKEFIPIEIKEEMIGHYLGEFALSRKVVQHGSPGVGATRSSMFVAVK; encoded by the coding sequence ATGGCGAGAAAGAAGGAGTTTAAGTACAGGGGTTACAGCTTTGAGGAACTGCTCAACATGTCACTCGAGGACTTTGCCAAGCTCCTCCCGGCCAGGCAGAGGAGGAGCCTTAAGAGGGGCCTCAGCCCGGAGCAGAAGAAGCTCCTCAGGAAGATAAGGCTTGCCAAGAAGGGCAAGTACAACAAGCCGATAAGGACCCACAGCAGGGACATGGTCATACTCCCCGAGATGGTCGGCATGACCATCCACGTCTACAACGGAAAGGAGTTCATCCCGATAGAGATCAAGGAGGAGATGATCGGCCACTACCTCGGCGAGTTCGCCCTCTCCAGGAAGGTCGTCCAGCACGGTTCACCTGGTGTCGGTGCGACCAGGTCGTCAATGTTCGTGGCGGTCAAGTGA
- a CDS encoding 30S ribosomal protein S4e: MARKGAKRHLKRLAAPNQWYISRKTYKWAVRPRPGPHSMRTSIPLLYIVRDYLGYAKTAREARKILNEGKILVDGRVRKDYKFPVGIMDVVSIPETGEHYRVLPNRIGKLILHPISEKEANIKPLRISNKRMVKGAKVQLNLHDGSNHLVTMDEKDRYMTASTVLMKVPEREVIEVLPFEVGAYVFVTQGKNVARKGKVVEVRQFPMGWPDVVTIEDENGELFDTLKEYAFVVGKEKPEISLP, translated from the coding sequence ATGGCGAGGAAAGGCGCTAAGAGGCACCTTAAGAGGCTTGCCGCTCCCAATCAGTGGTACATCTCGAGGAAGACCTACAAGTGGGCGGTCAGGCCGAGGCCGGGTCCGCACAGCATGAGGACCTCGATCCCGCTGCTCTACATAGTCAGGGACTACCTCGGCTACGCCAAGACCGCCCGCGAGGCGAGGAAGATACTCAACGAGGGCAAGATCCTCGTTGACGGCCGCGTTAGGAAGGACTACAAGTTCCCGGTCGGAATCATGGACGTCGTTTCCATTCCCGAGACCGGCGAGCACTACAGGGTTCTTCCGAACAGGATCGGCAAGCTCATACTCCACCCGATAAGCGAGAAGGAAGCCAACATTAAGCCGCTCAGGATAAGCAACAAGCGCATGGTCAAGGGGGCCAAGGTTCAGCTCAACCTCCACGACGGAAGCAACCACCTCGTCACCATGGACGAGAAGGACAGGTACATGACCGCCAGCACCGTCCTCATGAAGGTTCCCGAGAGGGAGGTCATCGAGGTTCTCCCGTTCGAGGTCGGTGCCTACGTCTTCGTTACCCAGGGTAAGAACGTCGCCAGGAAGGGTAAGGTCGTCGAGGTCAGGCAGTTCCCGATGGGATGGCCGGACGTCGTCACCATCGAGGACGAGAACGGAGAACTCTTCGACACCCTGAAGGAGTACGCCTTCGTCGTTGGTAAGGAGAAGCCGGAGATTTCCCTTCCGTGA
- a CDS encoding 50S ribosomal protein L14, with protein MAKKGAGATRGISPVRPTRALPIGAYLKVADNSGAKVVQIIGVVGYKGTRRRLASAGVGDMVVATVKKGRPDIRHQVVRAVVVRQRKEYRRLDGMRVKFEDNAAAIVTPEGVPRGTEIRGAIAREAAERWVRLGSIASIVL; from the coding sequence ATGGCGAAGAAGGGTGCAGGTGCTACGAGAGGAATTAGCCCGGTCAGGCCGACTCGCGCTCTTCCGATAGGCGCTTACCTCAAGGTCGCCGACAACAGCGGCGCCAAGGTCGTCCAGATCATAGGCGTCGTTGGCTACAAGGGCACCAGGAGGAGGCTCGCCTCTGCCGGCGTCGGCGACATGGTCGTCGCCACCGTCAAGAAGGGAAGGCCCGACATCAGGCACCAGGTTGTCAGGGCCGTCGTCGTCAGGCAGAGGAAGGAGTACAGGCGCCTTGACGGAATGCGCGTCAAGTTCGAGGACAACGCTGCGGCTATAGTTACCCCCGAGGGTGTCCCGAGGGGAACCGAGATTAGGGGTGCCATAGCCAGGGAGGCCGCCGAGCGCTGGGTAAGGCTCGGCAGCATAGCGAGCATAGTGTTGTGA
- a CDS encoding 30S ribosomal protein S17 yields the protein MREIGLKVQPPAEKCDDPHCPWHGHLRIHGRYFEGVVVSDKGKKTVVVERQHYHYLKKYERYELRRSKVHAHNPECIDAKVGDRVLIAETRPISKTKSWVVVAVTKRAGER from the coding sequence ATGAGAGAGATCGGATTGAAGGTTCAGCCTCCCGCTGAGAAGTGTGACGATCCCCACTGCCCCTGGCACGGACACCTCAGGATACACGGCAGGTACTTCGAAGGTGTCGTCGTCAGCGACAAGGGCAAGAAGACCGTCGTCGTCGAGAGGCAGCACTACCACTACCTCAAGAAGTACGAGAGGTATGAGCTCAGGAGGAGCAAGGTTCACGCTCACAACCCGGAGTGCATAGACGCCAAGGTCGGTGACAGGGTTCTCATCGCCGAGACCAGGCCGATAAGCAAGACCAAGAGCTGGGTTGTCGTTGCCGTCACCAAGAGGGCTGGCGAGAGGTGA
- a CDS encoding 50S ribosomal protein L3, whose amino-acid sequence MGKIHRPRRGSLAYSPRKRARSIVPRIKKWPKDSEVRMLGFAGYKAGMTHVLMIDDRPGLTKGKEIFMPVTIVEVPPLFVYGIRAYRQGYLGLETATEVWFHELNDHVKRRIKTLPKNYDEEAFKAKLAQLEELIESGEIVDVRLLVHTQPWLIKLKKKPEVMEYAIGGDDVKAKFDYAKEKIGKELRASEVLHEGELLDIIAVTKGKGTQGPVKRWGVKIQFHKAQRAGKARHIGNLGPWHPTRVMWTVPQAGQMGFHHRTEFNKRLIAIGENGVLKLGDKKEIEITPKGGFPHYGVIRSDFLMIQGTVPGAFKRIIRVRPAIRAPKKRPPVERPQITYVSRESKQ is encoded by the coding sequence ATGGGAAAAATACACAGGCCAAGGAGAGGTTCACTGGCTTACTCCCCGAGAAAGAGGGCTAGGAGCATAGTCCCGAGAATCAAGAAGTGGCCGAAGGACAGTGAGGTCAGGATGCTCGGTTTCGCCGGCTACAAGGCTGGCATGACCCACGTCCTCATGATCGACGACAGGCCAGGGCTCACCAAGGGCAAGGAGATCTTCATGCCGGTCACGATAGTCGAGGTCCCGCCGCTCTTCGTCTATGGCATCAGGGCCTACAGGCAGGGCTACCTCGGTCTCGAGACCGCCACTGAGGTCTGGTTCCACGAGCTCAACGACCACGTCAAAAGGCGCATAAAGACCCTGCCGAAGAACTACGACGAGGAGGCCTTCAAGGCCAAGCTTGCCCAGCTTGAGGAGCTTATCGAGAGCGGCGAGATAGTTGACGTTCGCCTTCTCGTCCACACCCAGCCGTGGCTCATCAAGCTCAAGAAGAAGCCCGAGGTCATGGAGTACGCCATCGGTGGCGACGACGTCAAGGCCAAGTTCGACTACGCCAAGGAGAAGATAGGCAAGGAGCTCCGCGCAAGCGAGGTTCTTCACGAGGGCGAGCTCCTCGACATCATAGCCGTCACCAAGGGTAAGGGAACCCAGGGCCCGGTCAAGCGCTGGGGTGTCAAGATACAGTTCCACAAGGCTCAGAGGGCTGGCAAGGCCAGGCACATCGGTAACCTCGGTCCGTGGCACCCGACCAGGGTCATGTGGACCGTCCCGCAGGCCGGTCAGATGGGCTTCCACCACAGGACCGAGTTCAACAAGAGGCTCATCGCCATAGGTGAGAACGGCGTTCTCAAGCTCGGTGACAAGAAGGAGATAGAGATCACCCCGAAGGGCGGCTTCCCGCACTACGGTGTCATAAGGAGCGACTTCCTCATGATACAGGGCACCGTTCCGGGAGCCTTCAAGAGGATCATCAGGGTCAGGCCGGCTATAAGGGCGCCGAAGAAGAGGCCGCCGGTTGAGAGGCCGCAGATAACCTACGTCAGTAGGGAATCCAAGCAGTGA
- a CDS encoding 50S ribosomal protein L2, translated as MGKSLIQQRRGKGTTTFRAPSHRYRGAVRYVPLNLTKEKTLVGKVVEILHDPGRTAPVARVKFENGMEKLIIAPEGVLVGEEIAIGPNAPIKIGNTLPLAMIPEGSYVYDIEGVPGDGGKYVRAGGAYALVVSREKDKVIVQLPSGELKQFKPTCRATIGVVAGGGRLEKPIVKAGKAYYIAKARNRFWPKPRGVKMNAVNHPHGGKEHHIGRPSTVSRRAPPGRKVGHIAARRTGRRK; from the coding sequence ATGGGAAAGAGTCTGATTCAGCAGAGGAGAGGTAAGGGAACCACGACCTTTAGGGCCCCCTCCCACAGGTACAGGGGTGCCGTCAGGTACGTTCCGCTCAACCTTACCAAGGAGAAGACCCTCGTCGGCAAGGTCGTCGAGATACTCCACGACCCGGGAAGGACCGCCCCGGTCGCCAGGGTCAAGTTCGAGAACGGCATGGAGAAGCTCATCATAGCTCCGGAAGGAGTCCTCGTCGGCGAAGAGATAGCCATCGGGCCGAACGCTCCAATCAAGATCGGCAACACCCTCCCGCTTGCCATGATACCTGAGGGAAGCTACGTCTACGACATCGAGGGAGTTCCGGGCGATGGAGGAAAGTACGTCAGGGCCGGCGGTGCCTACGCCCTCGTCGTCAGCAGGGAGAAGGACAAGGTCATAGTCCAGCTTCCGAGCGGTGAGCTCAAGCAGTTCAAGCCAACCTGCAGGGCCACCATCGGTGTCGTCGCCGGCGGCGGTAGGCTCGAGAAGCCCATCGTCAAGGCGGGTAAGGCCTACTACATCGCCAAGGCCAGGAACAGGTTCTGGCCGAAGCCGAGGGGTGTCAAGATGAACGCCGTCAACCACCCGCACGGTGGTAAGGAGCACCACATCGGTAGGCCGAGCACCGTTTCGAGGCGCGCCCCGCCCGGAAGGAAGGTCGGTCACATAGCCGCGAGAAGAACGGGTAGGAGGAAGTGA
- the rplV gene encoding 50S ribosomal protein L22: MSRGRFSYSFQNFDPEKMARASGRDLRISPKHSVELLREIRGMMVNDALRYLDDVIALKRPVPMKRHNDSQGHKPGRGFGPGRYPVKVAKAVKKVLLNAKNNAEQKGLDPDRLKIIHAAAHRGPVLRGYIPRAFGRATPFNEQTTHIEIVVEEIRR; the protein is encoded by the coding sequence ATGAGCAGGGGCAGGTTTTCCTACTCATTCCAAAATTTTGACCCCGAGAAGATGGCTCGTGCCAGCGGAAGGGACCTCAGGATATCCCCGAAGCACAGCGTCGAGCTCCTCAGGGAGATCAGGGGAATGATGGTCAACGACGCGCTCAGGTACCTCGACGACGTCATAGCCCTCAAGAGGCCGGTTCCGATGAAGCGCCACAATGACAGCCAGGGCCACAAGCCGGGCAGGGGCTTCGGTCCGGGTAGGTACCCGGTCAAGGTCGCCAAGGCCGTCAAGAAGGTCCTCCTCAACGCCAAGAACAACGCCGAGCAGAAGGGCCTCGACCCTGACAGGCTCAAGATAATCCACGCGGCGGCGCACAGGGGCCCGGTCCTCAGGGGTTACATCCCGAGGGCCTTCGGAAGGGCCACACCGTTCAACGAGCAGACCACCCACATCGAGATAGTCGTTGAGGAGATTAGGAGGTGA
- a CDS encoding 50S ribosomal protein L6 — MPIDAWVREEIEIPEGVEVTVEGNTVKVKGPKGELERELKYPGVQIFTEDGKVVVFKEFPRKRDVAIARTFKAHIANMLRGVTEGFTYKLKIVYSHFPMTVKVQGNEVVIENFLGEKNPRRAKILPGVTVRVSGQEVIVEGIDREAVGQTAANIEQATKITKWDRRVFQDGIYIVEKAGKPIKF, encoded by the coding sequence ATGCCGATAGACGCGTGGGTAAGGGAAGAGATTGAGATTCCAGAGGGAGTCGAGGTCACCGTTGAGGGGAACACCGTTAAGGTCAAGGGCCCCAAGGGCGAGCTCGAGAGGGAGCTCAAGTATCCGGGCGTTCAGATATTCACCGAGGACGGTAAGGTCGTCGTCTTCAAGGAGTTCCCGAGGAAGCGCGACGTGGCTATAGCCAGGACCTTCAAGGCCCACATAGCTAACATGCTCAGGGGAGTCACCGAGGGCTTCACCTACAAGCTTAAGATCGTTTACAGCCACTTCCCGATGACCGTCAAGGTCCAGGGCAACGAGGTCGTCATCGAGAACTTCCTCGGTGAGAAGAACCCGAGGAGGGCGAAGATCCTTCCGGGAGTCACCGTCAGGGTCTCCGGCCAGGAGGTCATCGTCGAGGGCATAGACAGGGAAGCGGTTGGCCAGACCGCGGCCAACATCGAGCAGGCCACCAAGATAACCAAGTGGGACAGGCGTGTCTTCCAGGATGGTATCTACATCGTTGAGAAGGCTGGTAAGCCGATAAAGTTCTGA
- a CDS encoding 30S ribosomal protein S8: MTLLDPLANALSHITNSERVGKEEVYLKPASKLMGEVLRVMQENGYIGEFEFIDDGRAGIYRVQLIGKINKAGAIKPRFPVKAREYEAWEKRFLPAFEFGILIVSTSQGVMTHKEAIEKGIGGRLIAYVY; the protein is encoded by the coding sequence ATGACGTTGCTTGATCCGCTGGCGAACGCTCTCTCCCACATAACCAACAGCGAGAGGGTCGGTAAGGAGGAGGTTTACCTCAAGCCGGCTTCCAAACTCATGGGAGAGGTCCTCAGGGTTATGCAGGAGAACGGCTACATCGGCGAGTTTGAGTTCATAGACGACGGAAGGGCCGGCATCTACAGGGTGCAGCTCATAGGTAAGATCAATAAGGCTGGAGCGATAAAGCCGAGGTTCCCGGTCAAGGCCAGGGAGTACGAGGCCTGGGAGAAGAGGTTCCTTCCGGCCTTCGAGTTCGGTATCCTCATCGTCTCGACCTCCCAGGGCGTCATGACCCACAAAGAGGCCATCGAGAAGGGAATCGGCGGAAGGCTGATAGCCTACGTCTACTGA
- a CDS encoding 50S ribosomal protein L23: MDPYKVIVKPVVTEKAVAMIENENKLTFIVDKRATKQDIKKAVEAMFEVKVEKVTTLVTMKGEKKAYVKLKPEYSASEVAARIGLF; encoded by the coding sequence ATGGATCCGTACAAGGTTATCGTCAAGCCGGTCGTCACGGAGAAGGCCGTGGCCATGATCGAGAACGAGAACAAGCTCACCTTCATAGTCGACAAGCGCGCCACCAAGCAGGACATCAAGAAGGCCGTGGAAGCGATGTTCGAGGTCAAGGTCGAGAAGGTCACCACCCTCGTGACCATGAAGGGCGAGAAGAAGGCCTATGTGAAGCTCAAGCCTGAGTACAGCGCAAGTGAGGTTGCTGCCAGGATAGGATTGTTCTGA
- the rplX gene encoding 50S ribosomal protein L24: MKLKTRQPRKQRKFLYNAPLHLRSKVMAATLSEDLRNKYGVRSLPIREGDKVRVMRGDFKGKEGKVVEVDLKRYRVHVEGVTHKKTDGTEVYYPLHPSNVMIIELNLDDERREKIIKRRAG; this comes from the coding sequence ATGAAGTTGAAGACCAGGCAGCCGAGGAAGCAGAGGAAGTTCCTCTACAACGCTCCCCTTCACCTTAGGAGCAAGGTAATGGCCGCCACCCTGAGCGAGGATCTCAGGAACAAGTACGGCGTGAGGAGCCTTCCGATCAGGGAGGGCGACAAGGTCCGCGTTATGCGCGGAGACTTCAAGGGCAAGGAAGGCAAGGTCGTTGAGGTTGACCTCAAGAGGTACAGGGTGCACGTTGAGGGCGTTACCCACAAGAAGACCGACGGAACCGAGGTTTACTACCCGCTCCACCCGTCGAACGTTATGATAATCGAACTCAACCTCGACGATGAGAGGAGAGAGAAGATAATTAAGAGGAGGGCTGGTTGA
- a CDS encoding ribonuclease P protein component 1, which yields MRRNGQEGKDRAPGRPQRKGQEVARRPWIFRGLDRNRVNQKNIIWGELIGLKAKIIRASHPELVGIEGYVLDETRNTLTIGGERVWVIPKDVAELEFEVGDKRIRINGKELIGRPEMRLKKRWRK from the coding sequence ATGCGGCGGAACGGTCAAGAAGGGAAGGATAGAGCTCCAGGGAGACCACAGAGAAAGGGTCAAGAAGTTGCTCGGAGACCTTGGATTTTCCGAGGACTTGATAGAAATCGAGTGAATCAGAAAAACATCATCTGGGGCGAGCTCATAGGGCTGAAAGCAAAAATTATAAGGGCATCTCATCCAGAGCTGGTTGGCATCGAGGGCTACGTCCTTGACGAGACGAGGAACACCCTCACCATCGGCGGTGAGAGGGTCTGGGTTATCCCGAAGGACGTGGCGGAGCTCGAGTTTGAAGTTGGCGATAAAAGAATCCGGATCAACGGAAAGGAACTGATTGGAAGACCCGAGATGAGATTGAAGAAGAGGTGGCGAAAATGA
- a CDS encoding 50S ribosomal protein L5, whose translation MQINREAILADWEAHPMRKPRIAKLTINIGVGESGERLTKAETMLEQLVGQKPIRRRAKQTNKDFGIRRGEPIAVKVTLRGKKAEEMLNRLLEAVDRKLKASNFDEHGNFCFGIQEHINIPGVEYDPEIGIFGMDVCVTLDRPGYRVAKRKRQRKKLPTKHKLTKEEGIVFAIEEFKVTVEGL comes from the coding sequence ATGCAGATCAACAGAGAGGCTATCCTAGCGGACTGGGAAGCTCACCCGATGAGGAAGCCCAGGATCGCTAAGCTTACCATCAACATTGGAGTTGGCGAGAGCGGTGAGAGGCTCACCAAGGCCGAGACGATGCTGGAGCAGCTCGTCGGCCAGAAGCCCATAAGGAGAAGGGCCAAGCAGACCAACAAGGACTTCGGAATCAGGCGCGGAGAGCCGATAGCGGTTAAGGTTACCCTCCGCGGCAAGAAGGCCGAGGAGATGCTGAACAGGCTCCTCGAGGCCGTTGACAGGAAGCTCAAGGCGAGCAACTTCGACGAGCACGGCAACTTCTGCTTCGGAATCCAGGAGCACATCAACATACCGGGCGTTGAGTACGACCCGGAGATAGGCATCTTCGGTATGGACGTCTGTGTTACCCTCGACAGACCAGGATACAGGGTCGCCAAGAGGAAGAGGCAGAGGAAGAAGCTCCCGACCAAGCACAAGCTGACCAAGGAGGAGGGTATCGTCTTCGCTATTGAGGAGTTTAAGGTTACCGTGGAGGGATTGTGA
- a CDS encoding 50S ribosomal protein L32e yields MNEKARLLRIRARIKRKKPRFLRQEWWRYPKFKSDPKWRRPKGIDSKMRLKKKGKPRSPSIGWSSPKAVRGLHPSGYEEVLVHNVRELEAIDPTRQAARIARTVGARKREAILTRAKELGVKVLNP; encoded by the coding sequence ATGAACGAGAAGGCGAGACTCCTTAGGATAAGGGCCAGGATCAAGAGGAAGAAGCCCCGCTTCCTCCGCCAGGAGTGGTGGAGGTATCCGAAGTTCAAGAGCGATCCCAAGTGGCGCAGGCCCAAGGGAATCGACAGCAAGATGAGGCTCAAGAAGAAGGGCAAGCCCCGCTCACCCAGCATAGGCTGGAGCTCCCCGAAGGCCGTTCGCGGTCTCCACCCGAGCGGCTACGAGGAGGTCCTCGTCCACAACGTCAGGGAGCTTGAGGCCATCGACCCGACCAGGCAGGCTGCAAGGATAGCGAGAACCGTTGGTGCCAGGAAGAGAGAGGCCATACTCACCAGGGCCAAGGAGCTCGGTGTGAAGGTACTCAACCCGTGA